In Motacilla alba alba isolate MOTALB_02 chromosome 23, Motacilla_alba_V1.0_pri, whole genome shotgun sequence, the following are encoded in one genomic region:
- the SNRNP40 gene encoding LOW QUALITY PROTEIN: U5 small nuclear ribonucleoprotein 40 kDa protein (The sequence of the model RefSeq protein was modified relative to this genomic sequence to represent the inferred CDS: inserted 2 bases in 1 codon), with protein MIEQQKRKVPGPGPGPGPAPAAPPGPXAAPGAAPAPGPDLPLVPVPAKRPRHDLPGAPGTGGAGGQPAAGALLQAGPPRCSSLQAPIMLLSGHEGEVYCCKFHPNGNTLASAGFDRLILLWNVYGDCDNFATLKGHSGAVMELHYNTDGSMLFSASTDKTVAVWDSETGERVKRLKGHTSFVNSCYPARRGPQLVCTGSDDGTVKLWDIRKKAAVQTFQNTYQVLAVTFNDTSDQIISGGIDNDIKVWDLRQNKLTYTMRGHADSVTGLSLSSEGSYLLSNAMDNTVRIWDVRPFAPKERCVKIFQGNVHNFEKNLLRCSWSPDGSKIAGGSADRFVYVWDTTSRRILYKLPGHAGSVNELAFHPEEPIILSASSDKRLYMGEIQ; from the exons ATGATCGAGCAGCAGAAGCGGAAGGTCCCGGGCCCCGGGCctggccccggccccgcgcccgccgccccccccgggcc cgccgcgcccggcgccgcccccgcgcccggccccgaCCTCCCGCTCGTCCCCGTGCCCGCCAAGCGGCCCCGCCATGACCTGCCGGGGGCGCCGGGCacgggcggcgcgggcgggcaGCCTGCGGCcggagctctgctgcaggcg GGCCCCCCACGCTGCTCCTCGCTGCAGGCCCCCATCATGCTGCTGTCTGGACACGAGGGGGAGGTTTACTGCTGCAAGTTCCACCCCAATGGCAACACCCTGGCCTCAGCTGGCTTCGACAGGCTCATCT TGCTCTGGAACGTCTACGGGGACTGTGACAACTTTGCCACCCTGAAGGGACACAGCGGGGCTGTCATGGAGCTGCACTACAACACGGATGGCAG CATGCTCTTCTCAGCATCCACGGACAAAACCGTGGCTGTGTGGGACAGCGAGACCGGGGAGAGGGTCAAGAGGCTCAAGGGCCACACGTCCTTTGTCAACTCCTGCTACCCTGCCCGGAGGGGACCCCAGCTCGTCTGCACCGGCAGCGACGATGGCACTGTCAAG ctgtgggatatcaggaaaaaagctGCTGTCCAGACATTCCAGAACACCTACCAGGTCCTGGCTGTCACCTTCAATGACACCAGTGACCAGATCATCTCTGGAGGCATCGACAATGACATCAAG GTGTGGGACCTGCGGCAGAACAAGCTCACCTACACCATGCGGGGCCACGCCGACTCGGTGACGGGCCTGAGCCTCAGCTCCGAGGGCTCCTACCTGCTCTCCAACGCCATGGACAACACAG TTCGGATCTGGGACGTCAGGCCCTTCGCCCCCAAGGAGAGATGTGTGAagattttccagggaaatgtCCATAATTTTGAAAAG AACCTTCTGAGGTGCTCCTGGTCCCCAGATGGCAGCAAAATTGCAGGGGGCTCTGCTGACAG GTTTGTGTACGTGTGGGACACCACCTCCAGGAGGATCCTGTACAAGCTGCCTGGCCATGCTGGCTCTGTCAATGAGCTGGCCTTCCACCCTGAGGAACCCATCA TTCTCTCTGCATCCAGTGACAAAAGGCTCTACATGGGGGAGATCCAGTGA